A portion of the Leifsonia sp. EB41 genome contains these proteins:
- a CDS encoding arsenate reductase ArsC yields MTDTTPTVLFVCVHNAGRSQMAAGYLSALAGDRVQVLSAGSEPADRLNPIAVQAMAEEGIDIAANTPAILTTEAVKESDVVITMGCGDTCPIFPGKRYEDWDLTDPAGRPIEEVRPIRDEIRQRVEALVAEIVA; encoded by the coding sequence ATGACCGACACCACCCCCACCGTCCTCTTCGTCTGCGTCCACAACGCCGGCCGTTCCCAGATGGCCGCCGGCTACCTGAGCGCCCTCGCGGGAGACCGGGTGCAGGTCCTCTCCGCCGGCTCGGAGCCCGCGGACCGGCTCAACCCGATCGCCGTGCAGGCGATGGCCGAGGAGGGCATCGACATCGCGGCGAACACCCCAGCGATCCTCACCACCGAGGCGGTCAAGGAGTCCGACGTCGTCATCACGATGGGCTGCGGCGACACCTGCCCGATCTTCCCGGGCAAGCGCTACGAGGACTGGGACCTGACCGATCCCGCGGGGCGGCCGATCGAGGAGGTTCGGCCGATCCGGGACGAGATCAGGCAGCGGGTGGAGGCGCTGGTCGCCGAGATCGTGGCCTGA
- a CDS encoding multifunctional oxoglutarate decarboxylase/oxoglutarate dehydrogenase thiamine pyrophosphate-binding subunit/dihydrolipoyllysine-residue succinyltransferase subunit — translation MSSQLTGVGTDDGSSGEFGANEWLVEELYEQFLRDRNSVDKSWWPILENYKPTIKEGEASTPSETPAPTPAEPGVPTPSEPTFPAPAEPTVPTPPAQPATPTPAPGAPEQPSGPAQSSGSAQSSEPRPVTTPIPIIGAQPVARTTSIAPKPQPVPADAPVTSPNATVEAAEEDKVTPLRGMAKSLATNMDASLSVPTATSVRTIPAKLMIDNRIVINNHLKRARGGKVSFTHLIGWALIQALKDFPSQNVFYEEVDGKPSVVAPAHINLGIAIDLPKPDGTRALLVPSIKRADTMAFGEYLSAYEDLVSKARNNKLTAGDFAGTTISLTNPGGIGTVHSVPRLMKGQGAIIGAGALEYPAEFQGSSEKTLAGLAIGKTITLTSTYDHRVIQGAGSGEFLKIVHELLIGKRSFYEDIFAELRIPYIPIHWNPDISVDLASAVDKTARVQELINSYRVRGHLMADIDPLEYVQRSHPDLEIENHGLTFWDLDREFVTGAFGGDKRKMKLRDILGVLRDSYCRTVGVEYMHIQDPAQRKWFQDKLERPYEKPTHDEQLRIMGKLNEAEAFETFLQTKYVGQKRFSLEGGESTIALLDTILQGAAEAGLDEAAIGMAHRGRLNVLTNIAGKTYGQIFREFEGTQDPRTVQGSGDVKYHLGTEGTFKGADDAEIPVYLAANPSHLEAADGVLEGIVRAKQDRRPAGTFLTLPILVHGDAAMAGQGIVVEQMQMSQLRAYRTGGTIHVNINNQVGFTTPPGEGRTSVYSTDVAKTIQAPIFHVNGDDPEAVVRVAQLAFEYRQEFKRDVVVDLIVYRRRGHNEGDDPSMTQPLMYNLIEAKRSVRRLYTEALVGRGDITEEEYQAAHADFQDRLERAFMETHAAQTNSVPIITQGEATADLEHPIAQQDENDNVGEPDTTAVSAQVISLIGDAFNNPPAGFTVHPKLQQLLNKRSDMSRNGGVDWGFGELLALGSVLLEGTPVRLVGQDSRRGTFVQRHAVLHDRMNGQEWLPLANLSDNQAKFWIYDSLLSEYAAMGFEYGYSVERADALVLWEAQFGDFANGAQIIIDEFISSAEQKWGQRSSLVLLLPHGYEGQGPDHSSARIERYLQLCAENNMTVARPSTPASYFHLLRRQAYARPRRPLVVFTPKAMLRLRGASSEVADFTNGKFEPVIDDARITDKAAVKRVLFMAGKLYHDLANELEKNPNPEIALVRVEQFYPLPGEELKAVADSYPNAELVWTQDEPENQGAWPFIILETSKLGPRPIGVISRPASASPAAGSAKRHAQEQSLLIQRALTL, via the coding sequence GTGTCGAGCCAATTGACCGGTGTGGGAACCGACGACGGATCGTCGGGTGAGTTCGGAGCCAATGAGTGGCTCGTCGAGGAGCTGTACGAACAGTTCCTCCGGGACAGGAACTCGGTCGACAAGTCCTGGTGGCCGATCCTGGAGAACTACAAGCCGACCATCAAGGAGGGCGAGGCCTCGACGCCGAGCGAGACGCCCGCCCCGACCCCGGCAGAGCCGGGTGTCCCCACCCCCAGCGAGCCGACCTTCCCGGCCCCGGCCGAGCCGACGGTCCCGACGCCTCCCGCGCAGCCCGCGACCCCGACTCCGGCGCCCGGCGCCCCCGAGCAGCCGTCCGGCCCTGCCCAGTCGTCCGGATCAGCTCAGTCGTCCGAGCCCCGCCCGGTCACGACTCCCATCCCGATCATCGGCGCCCAGCCGGTCGCGCGCACCACGTCGATCGCGCCCAAGCCGCAGCCGGTCCCGGCCGACGCGCCGGTCACCTCCCCCAACGCCACCGTCGAGGCGGCCGAAGAGGACAAGGTCACCCCGCTGCGCGGCATGGCGAAGTCGCTGGCGACCAACATGGACGCCTCGCTCAGCGTCCCGACCGCGACGAGCGTGCGGACCATCCCCGCCAAGCTGATGATCGACAACCGCATCGTCATCAACAACCACCTCAAGCGCGCCCGCGGCGGCAAGGTGTCGTTCACCCACCTGATCGGCTGGGCGCTCATCCAGGCGCTCAAGGACTTCCCGAGCCAGAACGTGTTCTACGAGGAGGTCGACGGCAAGCCCTCCGTCGTCGCCCCCGCGCACATCAACCTCGGCATCGCGATCGACCTCCCGAAGCCGGACGGCACCCGCGCCCTGCTCGTGCCGAGCATCAAGCGTGCGGACACGATGGCCTTCGGCGAGTACCTCTCCGCCTACGAGGACCTGGTGTCCAAGGCCCGCAACAACAAGCTGACCGCTGGCGACTTCGCCGGCACCACCATCTCGCTGACGAACCCGGGCGGCATCGGCACGGTGCACTCCGTCCCGCGCCTGATGAAGGGCCAGGGCGCCATCATCGGCGCCGGCGCGCTCGAGTACCCGGCCGAGTTCCAGGGCTCCAGCGAGAAGACGCTGGCCGGCCTCGCGATCGGCAAGACCATCACCCTGACCAGCACCTACGACCACCGGGTCATCCAGGGCGCGGGCTCCGGCGAGTTCCTGAAGATCGTGCACGAGCTGCTGATCGGCAAGCGCAGCTTCTACGAGGACATCTTCGCCGAGCTGCGCATCCCCTACATCCCGATCCATTGGAACCCGGACATCTCGGTCGACCTGGCCAGCGCCGTCGACAAGACCGCCCGCGTCCAGGAGCTGATCAACTCCTACCGGGTCCGCGGCCACCTGATGGCCGACATCGACCCGCTGGAGTACGTCCAGCGCAGCCACCCGGACCTCGAGATCGAGAACCACGGCCTCACGTTCTGGGACCTCGACCGCGAGTTCGTCACCGGCGCGTTCGGCGGCGACAAGCGGAAGATGAAGCTGCGCGACATCCTCGGCGTTCTGCGCGACTCGTACTGCCGCACCGTCGGCGTCGAGTACATGCACATCCAGGACCCGGCCCAGCGCAAGTGGTTCCAGGACAAGCTGGAGCGCCCCTACGAGAAGCCGACCCACGACGAGCAGTTGCGCATCATGGGCAAGCTCAACGAGGCGGAGGCGTTCGAGACCTTCCTGCAGACCAAGTACGTCGGCCAGAAGCGCTTCAGCCTGGAGGGCGGCGAGTCGACCATCGCGCTGCTCGACACCATCCTGCAGGGCGCAGCGGAGGCCGGGCTCGACGAGGCCGCCATCGGCATGGCCCACCGCGGCCGGCTGAACGTCCTCACCAACATCGCGGGCAAGACCTACGGTCAGATCTTCCGCGAGTTCGAGGGCACCCAGGACCCGCGCACCGTGCAGGGCTCCGGCGACGTCAAGTACCACCTCGGCACGGAGGGCACCTTCAAGGGCGCCGACGACGCCGAGATCCCGGTGTACCTCGCCGCGAACCCGTCGCACCTGGAGGCCGCCGACGGCGTCCTGGAGGGCATCGTCCGCGCCAAGCAGGACCGCCGCCCCGCCGGCACCTTCCTCACCCTGCCGATCCTCGTCCACGGCGACGCGGCGATGGCCGGCCAGGGCATCGTGGTCGAGCAGATGCAGATGTCCCAGCTGCGGGCGTACCGCACGGGCGGCACCATCCACGTCAACATCAACAACCAGGTCGGCTTCACCACGCCTCCCGGCGAGGGCCGCACGTCGGTCTACTCGACGGACGTGGCGAAGACCATCCAGGCGCCGATCTTCCACGTGAACGGCGACGACCCGGAGGCCGTGGTCCGCGTGGCGCAGCTCGCGTTCGAGTACCGCCAGGAGTTCAAGCGCGACGTGGTCGTCGACCTCATCGTCTACCGCCGCCGCGGCCACAACGAGGGCGACGACCCCTCGATGACGCAGCCGCTGATGTACAACCTCATCGAGGCCAAGCGCTCGGTGCGCCGCCTGTACACCGAGGCCCTCGTCGGCCGCGGCGACATCACCGAGGAGGAGTACCAGGCGGCGCACGCCGACTTCCAGGACCGCCTCGAGCGCGCCTTCATGGAGACGCACGCCGCCCAGACCAACTCGGTGCCGATCATCACGCAGGGCGAGGCCACGGCCGACCTCGAGCACCCGATCGCGCAGCAGGACGAGAACGACAACGTCGGCGAGCCGGACACCACGGCCGTCAGCGCCCAGGTCATCTCGCTCATCGGCGACGCGTTCAACAACCCGCCCGCGGGCTTCACCGTGCACCCGAAGCTGCAGCAGCTCCTCAACAAGCGCAGCGACATGAGCCGCAATGGCGGCGTGGACTGGGGCTTCGGCGAGCTGCTGGCGCTCGGCAGCGTGCTGCTGGAGGGCACCCCGGTGCGCCTCGTCGGCCAGGACTCGCGCCGCGGCACCTTCGTGCAGCGCCACGCCGTCCTCCACGACCGGATGAACGGCCAGGAGTGGCTGCCGCTGGCGAACCTCAGCGACAACCAGGCGAAGTTCTGGATCTACGACTCGCTGCTGAGCGAGTACGCGGCGATGGGCTTCGAGTACGGCTACTCGGTCGAGCGGGCCGACGCGCTCGTGCTCTGGGAGGCCCAGTTCGGCGACTTCGCGAACGGCGCCCAGATCATCATCGACGAGTTCATCTCCTCGGCCGAGCAGAAGTGGGGCCAGCGCTCGTCGCTCGTGCTCCTGCTCCCGCACGGCTACGAGGGCCAGGGGCCTGACCACTCCAGCGCTCGCATCGAGCGCTACCTGCAGCTCTGCGCCGAGAACAACATGACCGTCGCGCGGCCGTCGACCCCGGCGTCGTACTTCCACCTGCTGCGTCGCCAGGCCTATGCCCGGCCGCGCCGTCCGCTGGTGGTGTTCACGCCGAAGGCGATGCTGCGCCTGCGCGGCGCCTCCAGCGAGGTCGCCGACTTCACGAACGGCAAGTTCGAGCCGGTCATCGACGACGCACGGATCACCGACAAGGCGGCCGTGAAGCGCGTGCTGTTCATGGCGGGCAAGCTCTACCACGACCTCGCGAACGAGCTGGAGAAGAACCCGAACCCGGAGATCGCGCTTGTGCGGGTGGAGCAGTTCTACCCGCTCCCCGGCGAGGAGCTCAAGGCCGTGGCCGACTCCTACCCGAACGCCGAGCTGGTCTGGACGCAGGACGAGCCAGAGAACCAGGGCGCCTGGCCGTTCATCATCCTGGAGACCTCCAAGCTGGGCCCGCGCCCGATCGGGGTCATCTCGCGCCCCGCGTCCGCGTCGCCCGCCGCAGGCTCCGCGAAGCGCCACGCGCAGGAGCAGTCGCTGCTCATCCAGCGCGCGCTGACGCTCTAG
- a CDS encoding GuaB1 family IMP dehydrogenase-related protein, translated as MQFYATTPRHDLTYSDVFLVPSRSNVTSRLDVSLAPQDGTGATIPIVSANMNSVTGKRLAATLARRGGLGVLPQDMHLQDLDEAIRWVKAQPVGFDTPYEARPEETVADVLRRVPAVEGHGVVVSDDAGKYLGCLAAVQLGSALPDARIGDLLHGALTSLDADDLPDGRAAFEVMDAAGLAFAPVLSHGRVVGTLSRTSALRSTIYTPALDAHGRLRVAAAVGINGDVASKAKALAAAGVDVLVIDAAHGDQDGMRRAIHTVRKLGLGLPIVAGNVVTEQAVRDLVAAGADILKVGVGPGAMCTTRMMTAVGRPQFSAVLETSATARELGAHVWADGGVRYPRDVALALAAGGASVMIGSWFAGTIEAPGSIVSDERGALYKESWGMASTKAVTGRFERLDAFDRARKTLFAEGISSSRIYLDPLRPSVEDLLDMITTGLRSSFTYAGARTLAEFHDRALVGIQSAAGYEEGKALPVSW; from the coding sequence ATGCAGTTCTATGCGACGACCCCGCGGCACGACCTCACGTACTCGGACGTCTTCCTGGTCCCCTCCCGATCGAACGTGACGAGCCGTCTCGACGTGTCGCTCGCGCCGCAGGACGGCACGGGGGCGACCATCCCGATCGTCTCGGCGAACATGAACTCGGTGACCGGCAAGCGCCTGGCCGCCACGCTCGCCCGCCGCGGCGGTCTCGGAGTGCTCCCGCAGGACATGCACCTGCAGGACCTGGACGAGGCGATCCGCTGGGTCAAGGCGCAGCCGGTCGGCTTCGACACCCCGTACGAGGCGCGCCCGGAGGAGACCGTGGCCGATGTGCTGCGGCGCGTGCCCGCCGTCGAGGGGCACGGCGTGGTCGTGAGCGACGACGCCGGGAAGTACCTCGGCTGCCTCGCGGCCGTCCAGCTCGGGTCGGCGCTGCCCGACGCGCGGATCGGCGACCTCCTGCACGGCGCGCTCACGTCCCTGGACGCTGACGACCTGCCGGACGGCCGGGCCGCGTTCGAGGTCATGGACGCCGCCGGGCTCGCCTTCGCGCCTGTGCTCTCGCACGGCCGGGTGGTCGGCACGCTGAGCCGCACGAGCGCGCTGCGCTCCACGATCTACACGCCGGCGCTCGACGCCCACGGCCGCCTGCGCGTGGCGGCGGCGGTCGGCATCAACGGCGACGTCGCGTCGAAGGCCAAGGCCCTCGCCGCGGCCGGCGTCGACGTGCTGGTGATCGACGCCGCGCACGGCGACCAGGACGGCATGCGCCGCGCCATCCACACCGTCAGGAAGCTCGGGCTCGGCCTGCCGATCGTCGCGGGCAACGTCGTGACGGAGCAGGCCGTGCGCGATCTGGTCGCGGCGGGCGCCGACATCCTCAAGGTCGGGGTCGGGCCTGGCGCCATGTGCACCACGCGCATGATGACCGCCGTCGGCCGCCCGCAGTTCTCCGCCGTGCTGGAGACCAGCGCGACCGCGCGCGAGCTCGGAGCGCACGTCTGGGCGGACGGCGGCGTGCGGTACCCGCGCGACGTCGCGCTGGCGCTCGCCGCGGGCGGTGCGTCGGTGATGATCGGCTCGTGGTTCGCCGGCACGATCGAGGCGCCGGGTTCGATCGTGAGCGACGAGCGCGGCGCGCTGTACAAGGAGAGCTGGGGGATGGCCTCCACCAAGGCGGTCACCGGCCGGTTCGAGCGGCTCGACGCGTTCGACCGTGCCCGCAAGACACTGTTCGCCGAAGGCATCTCCAGCTCGCGCATCTACCTGGACCCGCTGCGCCCCTCGGTGGAGGACCTCCTCGACATGATCACGACCGGCCTGCGCAGCTCCTTCACGTACGCGGGCGCCCGCACGCTGGCCGAGTTCCACGACCGCGCCCTCGTCGGCATCCAGTCCGCCGCCGGCTACGAGGAGGGCAAGGCCCTCCCCGTCAGCTGGTAG